In the Burkholderia cenocepacia genome, one interval contains:
- a CDS encoding MoaD/ThiS family protein yields the protein MAHLFFAASIQRHVETPERDVDAHTVGEAFDTIFSEQPRLRGYIVDDQGALRKHLSVFIDGQPIRDRQRLSDALGATSRVYVVQALTGG from the coding sequence ATGGCGCATCTCTTCTTCGCCGCGTCGATCCAGCGGCATGTCGAAACGCCCGAGCGCGACGTCGACGCGCATACGGTCGGCGAGGCATTCGACACCATTTTCAGCGAGCAGCCGCGGCTGCGCGGCTACATCGTCGACGACCAAGGTGCGCTGCGAAAGCACCTGTCGGTGTTCATCGACGGCCAGCCGATCCGCGACCGGCAGCGCCTGTCCGATGCGCTCGGGGCCACCAGCCGCGTGTATGTCGTGCAGGCGCTGACCGGCGGATAA
- a CDS encoding WD40/YVTN/BNR-like repeat-containing protein translates to MNDRLLVATRKGLFVLQPDGHGGWTPGEPHFIGEPVSMALADPRDGTLYAALNLGHFGVKLHRLRAGATDWEECAVPVYPPQPADASPARADTHAGSGDTADAPAGSPQPPWTLQQIWSLETGGADEPGVLWAGTIPGGLFRSDDHGDSWVLNRALWDRPERAEWGGGGYDAPGIHSVMVDPRDSRHVTVGISCGGVWQTTDGGATWRVTAEGMEADYMPPERRGEPNMQDPHRVVQCAANPDVLWTQHHCAIFRSTDSGEHWRRIEAEPSSFGFAVAVHPHEPDTAWFVPAVKDACRIPVNGRFVVTRTRDGGRSFETLSNGLPAAPAYDLVYRHGLAVDDSGTRLAMASTTGGLWTSADGGEHWQQVSAHLPPVYCVRFG, encoded by the coding sequence ATGAACGATCGACTGCTCGTCGCCACCCGCAAGGGCCTGTTCGTCCTGCAACCCGACGGTCATGGCGGCTGGACGCCCGGCGAACCGCATTTCATCGGCGAGCCCGTCAGCATGGCGCTCGCCGACCCGCGCGACGGCACGCTGTATGCGGCACTCAATCTCGGCCATTTCGGCGTGAAGCTGCATCGCCTGCGCGCCGGCGCCACCGACTGGGAGGAATGCGCAGTCCCGGTTTATCCGCCCCAGCCCGCCGACGCGTCGCCCGCCCGCGCCGACACGCACGCAGGCAGCGGCGACACCGCCGACGCGCCTGCCGGATCGCCGCAGCCGCCGTGGACCCTTCAGCAAATCTGGTCGCTCGAAACCGGCGGCGCGGACGAACCGGGCGTACTGTGGGCCGGCACGATTCCCGGCGGCCTGTTCCGCTCCGACGATCACGGCGATTCGTGGGTACTCAACCGCGCGCTGTGGGATCGCCCCGAACGCGCCGAATGGGGCGGCGGCGGGTACGACGCGCCGGGCATCCATTCGGTGATGGTCGATCCGCGCGACAGCCGGCACGTCACCGTCGGCATCTCGTGCGGCGGCGTCTGGCAGACCACGGACGGCGGCGCGACGTGGCGCGTGACCGCGGAAGGCATGGAGGCCGACTACATGCCGCCCGAGCGGCGCGGCGAGCCGAACATGCAGGACCCGCACCGCGTCGTGCAGTGCGCGGCCAACCCGGACGTGCTATGGACGCAGCATCATTGCGCGATCTTCCGCTCGACGGATAGCGGTGAGCACTGGCGGCGCATCGAAGCCGAGCCGTCGAGCTTCGGTTTCGCGGTGGCCGTGCATCCGCACGAACCGGATACCGCGTGGTTCGTGCCGGCCGTGAAGGACGCGTGCCGGATTCCGGTGAACGGCCGGTTCGTCGTCACGCGCACGCGCGACGGCGGCCGCAGTTTCGAAACCCTGTCGAACGGGTTGCCGGCCGCGCCCGCGTACGACCTCGTGTACCGGCACGGGCTCGCGGTGGACGATTCCGGCACGCGCCTCGCGATGGCGTCGACGACCGGCGGGTTATGGACGTCCGCCGATGGCGGCGAGCACTGGCAACAGGTATCGGCGCACTTGCCGCCGGTGTATTGCGTGCGCTTCGGTTAA
- a CDS encoding LysR substrate-binding domain-containing protein, which yields MFSKIPLTALRVFEASARLGTFKAAADELSVTPAAVSHQIKSLESRVGVLLFERGAGGVRLTEEGERLFRASHDALLALSRGLDAVRPDAADERPLVLTTTPAFAAMWLIPRLGAFRRVDPHLHIKVETGNALVDLERDARIDLAIRATSRKFPALHEIALIDEYFGAYAAVGFDAHRTDEPLDLIETMWDTPLPVSVDWASWCRAAGREAWLERAVFRHYDDEHYALQAVLHGQGIALLSSVLAAEHVERGALKPIESAVRLAGARFVALCRPGREREPQVRRFLDWLEAEIARTRASVGRIAPAA from the coding sequence GTGTTCTCGAAAATTCCCCTGACCGCATTGCGTGTATTCGAAGCGTCGGCACGGCTCGGCACGTTCAAGGCCGCAGCCGATGAACTGTCCGTGACGCCGGCCGCCGTGTCGCACCAGATCAAGTCGCTCGAGAGCCGCGTCGGCGTGCTGCTGTTCGAGCGCGGCGCGGGCGGCGTGCGGCTGACGGAAGAAGGCGAGCGGCTGTTTCGCGCGAGTCACGATGCGTTGCTGGCGTTGAGTCGCGGGCTCGATGCGGTGCGTCCGGATGCGGCCGACGAGCGCCCGCTCGTGCTGACCACCACGCCCGCCTTTGCGGCGATGTGGCTGATTCCGCGTCTCGGCGCGTTTCGGCGCGTCGATCCGCATCTGCACATCAAGGTCGAAACGGGCAACGCGCTCGTCGATCTCGAACGGGATGCACGGATCGATCTCGCGATTCGCGCGACGTCGCGAAAGTTTCCCGCGCTGCACGAGATTGCGTTGATCGACGAATATTTCGGTGCGTATGCGGCCGTCGGGTTCGACGCGCATCGTACCGACGAGCCGCTCGACCTGATCGAGACCATGTGGGATACGCCGCTGCCCGTGTCGGTCGATTGGGCTTCGTGGTGCCGCGCGGCGGGCCGGGAAGCGTGGCTCGAACGCGCGGTGTTTCGCCATTACGACGACGAGCATTACGCGTTGCAGGCCGTGCTGCACGGGCAGGGTATCGCGCTGCTCAGCTCCGTGCTGGCCGCCGAGCATGTCGAGCGCGGTGCGTTGAAGCCGATCGAGTCCGCGGTGCGGCTCGCCGGTGCGCGCTTCGTCGCGCTGTGCCGGCCGGGGCGGGAGCGCGAGCCGCAGGTCAGGCGGTTTCTCGACTGGCTCGAAGCGGAAATCGCACGGACGCGTGCGTCGGTCGGGCGGATAGCGCCGGCTGCGTGA
- a CDS encoding PACE efflux transporter, which produces MQGLPRRITQAVLYEAIAISCISPVIAAIFKQDLVYSGALSATMSAIAMLWNLIFNALFERWEASRRQPARTLGRRILHATGFEGGLIFILVPVVSGWLDISWFDAFVVDIGLFAFFFCYAFVFQWAFDRVFDVPAATKQS; this is translated from the coding sequence GTGCAAGGCCTACCGCGCAGGATCACGCAGGCGGTGCTCTACGAAGCGATCGCCATTTCCTGCATTTCGCCCGTGATCGCGGCGATCTTCAAGCAGGATCTCGTCTATTCAGGCGCGCTGTCGGCGACGATGTCGGCGATCGCGATGCTGTGGAACCTGATCTTCAACGCGCTGTTCGAGCGCTGGGAAGCGTCGCGCCGGCAGCCGGCGCGTACGCTCGGGCGGCGCATACTGCACGCCACCGGATTCGAGGGCGGGCTGATCTTCATCCTCGTGCCGGTCGTGTCGGGGTGGCTCGACATCTCGTGGTTCGACGCGTTCGTCGTCGATATCGGGCTGTTCGCGTTCTTCTTCTGCTACGCGTTCGTGTTCCAGTGGGCGTTCGACCGCGTGTTCGACGTGCCGGCGGCGACGAAGCAGTCGTGA
- a CDS encoding trimeric intracellular cation channel family protein, translating into MKRIEQVVLAADLAGTAVFAIEGANAAIGAGLDLFGVMVLSLVVALGGGVIRDLLIGARPPSAVSDWRYPALAFAAGLFAFVFHARVASFSPSLLTALDAAGLALFAVAGAVKALEFRVHPFIATLMGAVTGCGGGVVRDLLLARIPVVLVTDIYASAALLGAVVVVSCRRLGCPPVVAAVLGGIACFALRMAAVRFGWQLPKIAVGA; encoded by the coding sequence ATGAAGCGCATCGAGCAAGTCGTGCTCGCCGCCGATCTCGCGGGCACGGCGGTGTTCGCGATCGAGGGCGCCAATGCGGCGATCGGCGCCGGCCTCGACCTGTTCGGGGTGATGGTGCTGTCGCTCGTCGTCGCGCTCGGCGGCGGCGTGATTCGCGACCTGTTGATCGGCGCGCGCCCGCCGAGCGCCGTGAGCGACTGGCGTTATCCGGCGCTCGCGTTCGCTGCCGGGCTGTTCGCCTTCGTGTTTCATGCGCGGGTCGCGTCGTTCTCGCCGTCGCTGCTGACGGCGCTCGACGCGGCCGGCCTCGCGCTGTTCGCGGTTGCGGGCGCGGTGAAGGCGCTCGAATTCCGCGTCCACCCGTTCATCGCGACGCTGATGGGCGCCGTGACCGGCTGCGGGGGCGGCGTGGTGCGCGATCTGCTGCTCGCGCGGATTCCCGTCGTGCTGGTCACGGACATCTACGCGAGCGCGGCACTGCTCGGCGCGGTCGTCGTCGTGTCGTGCCGGCGGCTCGGTTGCCCGCCCGTCGTCGCGGCCGTGCTGGGCGGCATCGCGTGCTTTGCGCTGCGGATGGCGGCGGTACGCTTCGGCTGGCAGTTGCCTAAAATCGCCGTGGGGGCATAG
- a CDS encoding choline ABC transporter substrate-binding protein, whose protein sequence is MKRLLIAAVCGIGVTAPMSAVYAADPPVCKNVRFADVGWSDIAATTGLASTMLQGLGYNPTKTIASVPITFAGIKSKQIDVFLGYWSPTMDPIIQPFTKAGTIKVLATPNLTGAKYTLAVPDYVYQGGLKSFADIQKYADKLNGKIYGIEPGNDGNALIKKMIDGNQFGLGKFKLVESSEAGMLVEVNRAARDKQWIVFLGWEPHPMNVQMKIDYLTGGDDVFGPNYGEAKVLTATPPDYAQRCPNVAKFVSNLQFTTSIENHVMVPIMNKQDPNKAAADWLKANPQALDKWLAGVTTLDGKPGLPAVKAYLGVH, encoded by the coding sequence ATGAAGCGCCTATTGATCGCAGCGGTGTGCGGGATCGGGGTGACCGCGCCGATGTCGGCCGTTTATGCGGCCGATCCGCCCGTATGCAAGAACGTGCGCTTCGCCGATGTCGGCTGGTCCGACATCGCGGCGACCACGGGCCTCGCGTCGACGATGCTGCAGGGGCTCGGCTACAACCCGACGAAGACGATCGCCTCGGTGCCGATCACGTTCGCGGGGATCAAGAGCAAGCAGATCGACGTGTTCCTCGGCTACTGGTCGCCGACGATGGACCCGATCATCCAGCCGTTCACGAAGGCCGGCACGATCAAGGTGCTCGCGACGCCGAACCTGACCGGCGCGAAATACACGCTCGCGGTGCCCGACTACGTGTACCAGGGCGGCCTGAAGTCGTTCGCGGACATCCAGAAGTACGCGGACAAGCTCAACGGCAAGATCTACGGGATCGAGCCGGGCAACGACGGCAATGCGCTGATCAAGAAGATGATCGACGGCAACCAGTTCGGCCTCGGCAAGTTCAAGCTGGTCGAGTCGAGCGAGGCCGGGATGCTGGTCGAAGTGAATCGCGCGGCCCGCGACAAGCAGTGGATCGTGTTCCTTGGGTGGGAACCGCATCCGATGAACGTGCAGATGAAGATCGACTACCTGACCGGCGGCGACGATGTGTTCGGCCCGAACTACGGCGAAGCGAAGGTGCTGACGGCGACCCCGCCCGATTACGCGCAACGCTGCCCGAACGTCGCGAAGTTCGTGTCGAACCTGCAGTTCACGACGTCGATCGAGAACCACGTGATGGTGCCGATCATGAACAAGCAGGACCCGAACAAGGCTGCCGCCGACTGGCTGAAGGCGAACCCGCAAGCGCTCGACAAGTGGCTGGCCGGCGTGACGACGCTCGACGGCAAGCCGGGCCTGCCGGCGGTGAAGGCGTACCTCGGCGTGCATTGA
- a CDS encoding GlxA family transcriptional regulator, with protein sequence MTSAVAVAPAACVSPVSSLAHFGFLTLPNFSMIAFSSAVEVLRMANYVGRADHYKWSIYSLDGAPAHASNGIAVRPTQALDYDNLPDVMIVCGGIRIRDVVDEGARDTLAALAERGLPLGGICTGAYALMSTGLLDGYRCTVHWENLSALHSEFPRVGFADELFVVDRDRLTCTGGTAPLDLMLNLVGMRFGQQLAAQVSEQFILERIRSSTDTQPIPVDARVGFSRAELIEVVRLMEANIEEPLSLEELARLVRLSQRHLQRMFKVYLNVSPTHYYLTLRLKRARDLLRTTDASIARVTTVCGFHSPCHFSKAYRAQFGHAPSYERRLPGR encoded by the coding sequence GTGACGTCCGCCGTCGCTGTCGCGCCCGCCGCCTGCGTTTCACCGGTTTCGTCCCTCGCCCATTTCGGCTTCCTGACGCTGCCGAACTTCTCGATGATCGCGTTCTCGAGCGCGGTCGAAGTGCTTCGGATGGCGAACTACGTCGGGCGGGCGGATCACTACAAGTGGTCGATCTACTCGCTCGACGGCGCGCCCGCGCATGCCAGCAACGGCATTGCGGTGCGGCCCACGCAGGCGCTCGACTACGACAACCTGCCCGACGTGATGATCGTGTGCGGCGGCATCCGCATTCGCGACGTGGTCGACGAGGGCGCGCGCGATACGCTCGCGGCGCTCGCCGAACGCGGGCTGCCGCTCGGCGGCATCTGCACGGGCGCCTATGCGCTGATGTCGACCGGCTTGCTCGACGGCTATCGCTGCACCGTGCACTGGGAAAACCTGTCCGCGCTGCATTCCGAATTTCCGCGAGTGGGCTTCGCCGACGAGCTGTTCGTCGTCGATCGCGACCGGCTGACCTGCACGGGCGGCACCGCGCCGCTCGACCTGATGCTGAACCTCGTCGGCATGCGGTTCGGCCAGCAACTGGCCGCGCAGGTATCCGAGCAGTTCATCCTGGAGCGCATTCGCAGCTCGACCGATACGCAGCCGATTCCGGTCGATGCGCGGGTCGGCTTCTCGCGCGCGGAGCTGATCGAGGTCGTGCGGCTGATGGAGGCGAACATCGAGGAGCCGCTGTCGCTCGAGGAGCTCGCGCGGCTCGTGCGGCTGTCGCAGCGGCATCTGCAGCGCATGTTCAAGGTGTACCTGAACGTATCGCCGACCCACTATTACCTGACGCTGCGCCTGAAACGCGCCCGCGACCTGCTGCGCACGACCGATGCATCGATCGCACGCGTGACGACGGTCTGCGGCTTTCATTCGCCGTGTCATTTCAGCAAGGCATACCGCGCGCAGTTCGGCCATGCGCCGAGCTACGAGCGCCGGCTGCCCGGGCGCTGA
- the choW gene encoding choline ABC transporter permease subunit, translating into MSEMIPLGTWVDQSVHYLLDHDAKTFDAIGQAIEGLAAFVEHGLQAIPMWLMMAIFIGVGLWRVGWRFALFTTLSLLLIFATGFWDQTVITLGLTLSSTIISLVLGIPLGIWAAKSKWVAAIVRPILDLMQTMPAFVYLIPAAMLFGLGRVPGILSTVIFAMPPAVRLTSLGIRHVNREIVEAGQAFGCTPWQLLYKVQFPNALPSIMQGVNQTIMMALSMVIIASMVGAGGLGNDVLASIQRLDIGLGFESGLSVVLLAIILDRITESFGRAPGTVKAPLFSGLKQLFRVKAAPAQA; encoded by the coding sequence ATGTCTGAAATGATTCCGCTCGGTACCTGGGTCGACCAGTCCGTTCACTACCTGCTCGACCACGACGCGAAGACGTTCGACGCGATCGGTCAAGCGATCGAAGGGCTCGCGGCGTTCGTCGAGCATGGCCTGCAGGCGATCCCGATGTGGCTGATGATGGCGATCTTCATCGGCGTCGGGCTGTGGCGGGTGGGCTGGCGCTTCGCGCTGTTCACCACGCTTTCGCTGCTGCTGATCTTCGCGACGGGCTTCTGGGATCAGACGGTCATCACGCTCGGCCTCACGCTGTCGTCGACGATCATCAGCCTCGTGCTCGGCATTCCGCTCGGCATCTGGGCCGCGAAGAGCAAGTGGGTCGCCGCGATCGTGCGCCCGATTCTCGACCTGATGCAGACGATGCCCGCGTTCGTCTACCTGATTCCGGCCGCGATGCTGTTCGGTCTCGGCCGCGTGCCGGGGATCCTGTCGACGGTGATCTTCGCGATGCCGCCCGCGGTGCGTCTCACGAGCCTCGGCATCCGTCACGTGAACCGCGAGATTGTCGAAGCCGGCCAGGCGTTCGGCTGCACGCCGTGGCAGCTGCTGTACAAGGTGCAGTTCCCGAACGCGCTGCCGTCGATCATGCAGGGCGTGAACCAGACGATCATGATGGCGCTGTCGATGGTGATCATCGCGTCGATGGTCGGCGCGGGCGGCCTCGGCAACGACGTGCTCGCGAGTATCCAGCGCCTCGACATCGGCCTCGGCTTCGAGAGCGGCCTGTCGGTCGTGCTGCTCGCGATCATTCTGGACCGCATCACCGAAAGCTTCGGCCGCGCACCGGGCACCGTGAAGGCGCCGCTGTTCTCGGGCCTCAAGCAGCTGTTTCGCGTGAAGGCCGCGCCCGCGCAGGCCTGA
- a CDS encoding DUF2339 domain-containing protein, translating into MNWAFAVIGFIVGGIAALIGDFSAGSGSLLGAAVGFCIGHALRQRKQQNQRAAADAFAISATPPPTPLPLADRVARLEATVDTLTRELDVLRAQLAGAKAGAATSGDIAQTASAGASAAPLPAHVPATPTPRPVAARADTPASTSTSAPAAAPAPATAARTAAASAQANTTASPPATPTRPAPPAPPAPREPGFAERAFGAARDWLLGGNTVVRVGIIVLFFGVAFLLKYAADNDMLPIEFRLAGTALAAAALLAIGWRARARRAAYGLVLQGGGVGILYLTIFAATKLYALLPVGAAFPLMVAVCALGAFLAVRQNALPLAFMGSAGGFLAPILLSTGQGNHVALFSYYALLNAGIFAIAWFKAWRPLNLLGFVFTFTIGSAWGVTAYRPALFASTEPFLILFFLMYVGIALLYAVKRELALRHYVDGTLVFGTPIVATALQASLVKGMPFVLAWSAVALSAFYVAVAAWLAGRRDRLGLLFESMLALAVIFATLAVPLAFSGPTTSAAWAIEGAAVVWLGVRQKRLLAFGFGLLMQVAAAGAFFTSLLGPADPAALPVLNGPTIAMLLIALAGLFTGWWLHGRGEARAWHAWMPEIGVAAAAWGLLWWISGGLHEILVHASRHVDLHADRFVVDTTALFAAGTAWLAHVARRRLAWPLAEWPALALTPVLALLALRAFDAHEAPLSGMGAFAWPVAVGAGFALLWRQSRGTTGATAAIGTAHSVAAGILAPLHTLAFWTLCGLLSLEGFWRLRTFVPEGAWSWSAWAYGFGALLLLVSGPGSRLRWPVAAFPRAYQVWGAAPLAALLWLWSLASTASDGDAAPLFWLPLLNPLDVAQALVFVAFAVWLRRLKTLGVAWHPRVVDYLAIATVFLWFNALLLRTLHQRFHLGYDIDTVLSSFGIQQVFMVGWSLFAFAGMWLTRRDGIARLCAFASLPLIVVMWVWTFYANFTQDGGSWARVPLFNPLDLVLAVVYGLAASWFVRARRLGWSFGNYRVELLGAAGATGFLWLNAILLRTLHHWAGVPYEFGAMAESTLVQASVSVYWTVCALAITIWATRRGLRPLWFVGAALLALTVVKLFLFDLSHVTGIERIVSFIGIGVLLLLIGYFSPLPPKAAAQQDGRP; encoded by the coding sequence TTGAACTGGGCATTCGCCGTAATCGGTTTCATCGTGGGCGGCATCGCCGCATTGATCGGGGATTTCTCGGCCGGGAGCGGCTCGCTGCTCGGGGCAGCCGTCGGATTCTGCATCGGGCACGCGCTGCGGCAACGCAAGCAGCAAAACCAGCGGGCCGCGGCCGACGCGTTCGCGATCTCCGCGACGCCGCCGCCGACCCCATTACCGCTCGCCGATCGCGTCGCCCGCCTCGAGGCAACCGTCGACACGCTCACGCGCGAACTCGACGTGCTGCGCGCCCAACTGGCGGGCGCGAAGGCCGGCGCGGCGACCTCCGGCGACATCGCGCAAACGGCTTCGGCCGGTGCCTCCGCCGCGCCGCTGCCAGCCCACGTTCCGGCCACGCCCACGCCACGACCTGTCGCCGCACGGGCCGACACACCGGCATCCACGTCGACGTCGGCACCTGCCGCGGCACCCGCACCGGCAACCGCAGCCCGCACCGCCGCTGCGTCCGCTCAGGCCAATACCACCGCCAGTCCACCCGCCACTCCGACCCGCCCTGCCCCGCCCGCACCACCCGCGCCACGCGAACCCGGTTTCGCCGAACGCGCGTTCGGCGCCGCGCGCGACTGGCTGCTCGGCGGCAATACGGTCGTGCGTGTCGGGATCATCGTGCTGTTCTTCGGCGTCGCGTTCCTGCTCAAGTACGCGGCCGACAACGACATGCTGCCGATCGAATTTCGCCTCGCGGGCACGGCGCTCGCCGCGGCCGCGCTGCTCGCGATCGGCTGGCGCGCGCGGGCGCGCCGCGCCGCATACGGCCTCGTGCTGCAAGGCGGCGGCGTCGGCATCCTGTACCTGACGATCTTCGCCGCGACCAAGCTGTATGCGCTGCTGCCCGTCGGCGCCGCGTTCCCGCTGATGGTCGCGGTCTGCGCGCTGGGCGCATTCCTCGCGGTGCGGCAGAACGCACTGCCGCTCGCGTTCATGGGCAGCGCGGGCGGCTTCCTCGCACCGATCCTGCTGTCCACCGGCCAGGGCAACCACGTCGCGCTGTTCAGCTACTACGCACTGCTGAACGCGGGCATCTTCGCAATCGCGTGGTTCAAGGCGTGGCGCCCGCTGAACCTGCTCGGCTTCGTGTTCACGTTCACGATCGGCTCCGCGTGGGGCGTGACCGCCTATCGTCCCGCGCTGTTCGCGAGCACCGAGCCGTTCCTCATCCTGTTCTTCCTGATGTATGTCGGCATCGCGCTGCTGTATGCGGTGAAACGCGAACTCGCGCTGCGGCACTATGTGGACGGCACGCTCGTGTTCGGCACGCCGATCGTCGCGACCGCGCTGCAGGCGTCGCTCGTGAAGGGCATGCCGTTCGTGCTCGCGTGGAGCGCGGTCGCGCTGTCGGCGTTCTACGTCGCGGTCGCCGCATGGCTCGCGGGGCGCCGCGATCGCCTCGGGCTGCTGTTCGAATCGATGCTCGCGCTCGCGGTCATCTTCGCGACGCTCGCGGTGCCGCTCGCGTTCTCGGGGCCGACGACCAGCGCCGCGTGGGCCATCGAAGGCGCCGCCGTCGTGTGGCTCGGCGTGCGCCAGAAGCGCCTGCTCGCGTTCGGCTTCGGGCTGCTGATGCAGGTCGCCGCGGCCGGCGCGTTCTTCACGAGCCTGCTCGGGCCGGCCGACCCGGCTGCGCTGCCGGTGCTCAACGGCCCGACTATCGCGATGCTGCTGATCGCGCTCGCCGGCCTGTTCACCGGCTGGTGGCTGCACGGGCGCGGTGAAGCCCGCGCATGGCACGCGTGGATGCCCGAGATCGGTGTCGCGGCCGCCGCGTGGGGCCTGCTGTGGTGGATCAGCGGCGGGCTGCACGAGATCCTCGTCCATGCGAGCCGTCACGTCGATCTGCATGCCGACCGCTTCGTCGTCGATACGACCGCGCTGTTCGCGGCCGGCACCGCGTGGCTCGCGCACGTCGCGCGCCGCCGGCTCGCGTGGCCGCTCGCCGAATGGCCCGCGCTCGCGCTCACGCCGGTGCTGGCGCTGCTCGCACTGCGCGCGTTCGATGCACACGAAGCGCCGCTGTCGGGCATGGGCGCGTTCGCGTGGCCGGTGGCCGTCGGCGCCGGGTTTGCACTGCTGTGGCGCCAGTCGCGCGGCACGACCGGCGCCACGGCAGCGATCGGCACGGCCCATTCCGTTGCAGCAGGCATCCTCGCGCCGCTGCATACGCTGGCGTTCTGGACCCTGTGCGGGCTGCTGTCGCTCGAAGGTTTCTGGCGCCTGCGCACGTTCGTCCCGGAAGGCGCCTGGAGCTGGAGCGCATGGGCGTACGGCTTCGGCGCGCTGCTCCTGCTCGTGTCGGGCCCCGGCTCGCGCCTGCGCTGGCCCGTCGCGGCGTTCCCGCGCGCCTACCAGGTGTGGGGGGCCGCGCCGCTCGCCGCGCTGCTGTGGCTGTGGAGCCTTGCCAGCACGGCAAGCGACGGCGACGCAGCGCCGCTCTTCTGGCTGCCGCTGCTCAATCCGCTCGACGTCGCGCAGGCTCTCGTGTTCGTCGCGTTCGCCGTGTGGCTGCGTCGCCTGAAGACGCTCGGCGTCGCGTGGCATCCTCGCGTCGTCGACTATCTGGCGATCGCGACCGTGTTCCTGTGGTTCAACGCGCTGCTGCTGCGCACGCTGCATCAGCGCTTCCACCTGGGCTACGACATCGATACCGTGCTGTCGTCGTTCGGTATCCAGCAAGTGTTCATGGTCGGCTGGAGCCTGTTCGCGTTCGCCGGGATGTGGCTCACGCGCCGCGACGGCATCGCCCGCCTCTGCGCGTTCGCGTCGCTGCCGCTGATCGTCGTGATGTGGGTGTGGACTTTCTACGCGAACTTCACGCAGGACGGCGGAAGCTGGGCGCGCGTGCCGCTGTTCAACCCGCTCGATCTCGTGCTCGCGGTCGTTTATGGGCTCGCCGCGTCGTGGTTCGTGCGCGCGCGCAGGCTCGGCTGGTCGTTCGGCAACTATCGCGTCGAACTGCTGGGTGCGGCCGGCGCGACCGGGTTCCTGTGGCTGAACGCGATCCTGCTGCGCACGCTGCATCACTGGGCCGGCGTGCCGTACGAATTCGGCGCGATGGCCGAATCGACGCTCGTGCAGGCGTCGGTATCCGTGTACTGGACGGTCTGCGCGCTCGCGATCACGATCTGGGCCACGCGCCGCGGGCTGCGACCGCTGTGGTTCGTCGGCGCCGCGCTGCTCGCGCTCACGGTCGTCAAGCTGTTCCTGTTCGACCTGTCGCACGTCACCGGCATCGAGCGGATCGTATCGTTCATCGGCATCGGCGTACTGCTGCTGTTGATCGGCTATTTCTCGCCGCTGCCGCCGAAAGCCGCCGCGCAACAGGACGGCCGGCCATGA